One window of Quercus robur chromosome 5, dhQueRobu3.1, whole genome shotgun sequence genomic DNA carries:
- the LOC126725558 gene encoding uncharacterized protein LOC126725558 isoform X1 has protein sequence MRSKGKSSKFTAAAAVIVSTAAKRKPVVSSVHECQIRLDLYDECMSKAHSDVTSTYDCDIYLREKEECRDFKRDPSIRSMTEIHKETEESLQREATAHGFASINAYIEHRDEQDPKMCRIAYELYKECLTKGYKIKGYDYDPCDLYRNNCPQFK, from the exons ATGCGTTCAAAAG GAAAATCTTCCAAGT TTACTGCGGCTGCAGCTGTAATTGTTTCAACGGCTGCGAAGAGGAAACCAGTAGTCTCATCCGTACATGAATGTCAGATTAGACTTGATCTCTATGACGAG TGCATGAGTAAAGCCCACAGTGATGTCACCAGTACCTACGACTGTGATATCTACCTAAGAGAGAAGGAAGAATGCCGTGATTTTAAGAGGG ATCCAAGTATTCGAAGCATGACTGAAATACATAAGG AGACTGAGGAATCTCTTCAGAGGGAAGCAACTGCTCATGGTTTTGCTAGTATTAATGCATACATAGAGCATAGAGATGAACAAGACCCTAAGATGTGCAGGATTGCCTATGAACTATACAAAGAG TGCCTTACCAAAGGTTATAAAATTAAAGGTTATGACTATGACCCATGTGATTTATACCGCAACAACTGTCCCCAATTTAAATAA
- the LOC126725558 gene encoding uncharacterized protein LOC126725558 isoform X4, translated as MRSKVTAAAAVIVSTAAKRKPVVSSVHECQIRLDLYDECMSKAHSDVTSTYDCDIYLREKEECRDFKRDPSIRSMTEIHKETEESLQREATAHGFASINAYIEHRDEQDPKMCRIAYELYKECLTKGYKIKGYDYDPCDLYRNNCPQFK; from the exons ATGCGTTCAAAAG TTACTGCGGCTGCAGCTGTAATTGTTTCAACGGCTGCGAAGAGGAAACCAGTAGTCTCATCCGTACATGAATGTCAGATTAGACTTGATCTCTATGACGAG TGCATGAGTAAAGCCCACAGTGATGTCACCAGTACCTACGACTGTGATATCTACCTAAGAGAGAAGGAAGAATGCCGTGATTTTAAGAGGG ATCCAAGTATTCGAAGCATGACTGAAATACATAAGG AGACTGAGGAATCTCTTCAGAGGGAAGCAACTGCTCATGGTTTTGCTAGTATTAATGCATACATAGAGCATAGAGATGAACAAGACCCTAAGATGTGCAGGATTGCCTATGAACTATACAAAGAG TGCCTTACCAAAGGTTATAAAATTAAAGGTTATGACTATGACCCATGTGATTTATACCGCAACAACTGTCCCCAATTTAAATAA
- the LOC126725558 gene encoding uncharacterized protein LOC126725558 isoform X3, with amino-acid sequence MRSKGKSSKFTAAAAVIVSTAAKRKPVVSSVHECQIRLDLYDECMSKAHSDVTSTYDCDIYLREKEECRDFKRDPSIRSMTEIHKETEESLQREATAHGFASINAYIEHRDEQDPKMCRIAYELYKECLTKGYKIKGYDYDPCDLYRNNCPQFK; translated from the exons GAAAATCTTCCAAGT TTACTGCGGCTGCAGCTGTAATTGTTTCAACGGCTGCGAAGAGGAAACCAGTAGTCTCATCCGTACATGAATGTCAGATTAGACTTGATCTCTATGACGAG TGCATGAGTAAAGCCCACAGTGATGTCACCAGTACCTACGACTGTGATATCTACCTAAGAGAGAAGGAAGAATGCCGTGATTTTAAGAGGG ATCCAAGTATTCGAAGCATGACTGAAATACATAAGG AGACTGAGGAATCTCTTCAGAGGGAAGCAACTGCTCATGGTTTTGCTAGTATTAATGCATACATAGAGCATAGAGATGAACAAGACCCTAAGATGTGCAGGATTGCCTATGAACTATACAAAGAG TGCCTTACCAAAGGTTATAAAATTAAAGGTTATGACTATGACCCATGTGATTTATACCGCAACAACTGTCCCCAATTTAAATAA